The Proteiniphilum propionicum genome contains the following window.
TGACACGCTTTGCCGGCATGGACATCGATATCTCCTGTGTCACGGCAATCTTGCAGGCATCATCTATGATATTAAGAACACGGAATTGTCTTCCGCACTCAATCCTGTCACTGACAAAGTCAATGGACCAGGTAACATTGGGCTCTTTAGGCATAACCAGAGGATTCTTCACTCTTGCAGGCAGACGTTTCTTCAAACGGCTTCGCTTCTCATAGTGCATTGCCTTGTAAACCCTGTAAACCTTCTTGTGGTTCCATGTCTTACCCTCAC
Protein-coding sequences here:
- a CDS encoding IS3 family transposase — its product is MAGDIVEEYGVSISRACKLMDIHRSYFYYTDKKDDTEVEDAIRAAANFGDGFWKIYSRLRREGKTWNHKKVYRVYKAMHYEKRSRLKKRLPARVKNPLVMPKEPNVTWSIDFVSDRIECGRQFRVLNIIDDACKIAVTQEISMSMPAKRVIKVLEKGHMA